The Streptomyces laurentii region CGTTCCGGTGCCGCCGAATCGAATCGGCGGCACCGGAACGGCTCCGGCGTGCCACGTCCCACCAGGTCCGGCCCACTGCGCCGTACGAGCGCGACGGCCAGCGGGGCGCTCAGGAGTTCGGACACCGCAAGGTACGCTCGACGCGATATGAGCGAGAACACCCAGAGCCCCCGCAAGCCGCGCGTCGCCGTCGTCTTCGGCGGACGCAGCTCCGAGCACGCCATCTCCGTCCTCACCGCCGGCGCCGTCCTGCGCGCCATCGACCGGGACGTCTACGACGTGCTGCCCATCGGCATCACGCAGGAGGGGCGCTGGGCGCTGACCGCCGACGCTCCCGAGCGGATGGCCATCGACGGCCGCACCCTGCCGGACGTCGACGCCCTCGCCGAGTCCGGGACCGGCGGCGTGGTCCTGCCCGTCGACCCGGCCAGCCGCGAGGTCGTCCTGCACGAGCCCGGCAGCCTGCCGCAGGTCCTCGGCGAGGTCGACGTCGTCTTCCCCGTGCTGCACGGCCCGTACGGCGAGGACGGCACCCTCCAGGGCCTCCTGGAGCTCTCCGGCATCCCCTACGTCGGCGCGGGCGTCCTCGCCTCCGCCGTCGGCCAGGACAAGGAGTACATGAAGCGCGTCTTCACCTCCTTCGGCCTGCGCGTCGGCCCGTACGTCACGGTCCGCCCGCGCGAGTGGGACCAGAACCCGAACGCCGCCCGCAAGAAGATCGTGGAGTTCGCCGCCGACCACGGCTGGCCGCTTTTCGTGAAGCCGGCCCGCGGCGGTTCGTCCGTCGGCATCACCAAGGTCGACGACCTCTCCGGCCTCGACGAGGCCGTCGAGGAGGCCCGCCGGCACGACCCGAAGATCATCGTCGAGGCGCTGGTGCGCGGCCGCGAGATCGAGTGCGGCGTCCTGGAGTTCGAGGACGGCCCGCGCGCGAGCCTGCCCGCCGAGATCCCGCCGGTCACCGACCACGACTTCTACGACTTCGAGGCCAAGTACATCGACTCGGCCTCCGGCATCGTGCCCGCGCCGATCGGCGACAAGGCCATCGCCGAGGTCCAGCGGCTCGCCGTCGAGGCCTACGAGGCCGTGTCCTGCGAGGGCCTGGTGCGCGCCGACTTCTTCCTCACGGAGGAAGGCGACTTCGTCATCAACGAGATCAACACCATGCCCGGCTTCACGCCCATCTCCATGTACCCGCGCATGTGGCAGGAGAGCGGCGTCAGCTACCCGGAGCTCGTCAGCCGCCTCGTCCAGGCCGCGCTGAACCGTTCCACCGGCCTGCGCTAGAACGCCGGAAGCGTTCCGACGGCTCGCGGCCGTCCGGTCTGTCTCACAGACTGGACGGCACGGCCTTCTTCACCGGGGCGGCGAGATCCACGAGCGGACCCACGTCGTGCGCGTACCGCTCGTCCAGCGACACCTCCACGTACGCCTTGCGGTACGTGGTGGTGAACCGGGGACCGTCCCCCTCGCGCGGCTCGTACATCCAGTTCACGCCGTCCGCCTCGACGGCCCGCGCCTGCGGATCGCTCATCTTTTCGGGCCGGACGACCCCGCAGCGCAGTACGATCGCCCCGTCCCCCCACGCGGCGGTCAGCTCGGACTCGGGTTCGGTCCCGGTCCGGCCCAGCCCCGCCACGGTGTCGGGCAGCTCCTTCGCCAGGGCGCGGCAGACGGCCGCCTCGGCCGGCGGCGGAGCGGGAACCGCGACCGAACCCGAGTCCGACGCGGAACAGCCCGCGACCGTGAGCAGCAGGACGGCGCCCGCCACGGAAGCGGCGGCGCGGACGGGCAGGCCGAAAGGCCGGTGAGAAGACATCACCGGCCAAGGGTAGACGGGGGCTAGATATGCACGACCGGGCAGGTGAGGGTGCGCGTGATGCCTTCCACTTGCTGGACCTTGGCGACCACCATGCGGCCCAGCTCGTCGACGGTGTCGGCCTGTGCGCGGACGATCACGTCGTACGGTCCGGTCACGTCCTCTGCCTGGATCACCCCCGACATCTTGCCGATGACCTCGGCGACGGACTGGGCCTTGCCCACTTCGGTCTGAATAAGGATGTACGCCTGTACCACGGAACCTCCACGGCGGCCTTGAGGATCTTGTGGGAGAAAGAGACGCCACGGTACCGCGTCGTCGCGGAACGAGGGGAGACCTCCGGGTCCGGAGGCGCCCCGGGTGTGGCGTACACACATGACAAGTTGACGGTCTACTTGAAGGTATCCAACACGGTGACGGCCCGCGACCCGCACGGCGAGAAGCGGCACGGCGCGGCGGCGGCCGGCACGACGACACGAGGTGAATCGCGGTGAAGGGCACAGTCGGAGAGCTGGGCGAGTTCGGGCTCATCAGGGAACTCACCTCCCGGCTCACCACCACCCCCGCGGTGCGGATCGGACCCGGCGACGACGCCGCCGTGGTCTCCGCCCCCGACCGGAGAGTGGTCGCCAGCACGGACATCCTGCTCGAAGGACGCCACTTCCGCCGCGACTGGTCGACGGCGTACGACGTGGGCCGCAAGGCCGCGGCGCAGAACCTCGCCGACATCGCCGCCATGGGCGCGGTGCCCACCGCGCTGCTGCTCGGCCTGGTCGTCCCCGCCGAACTCCCCGTCACCTGGCCCGCCGAACTCATGGACGGACTGCGCGACGAATGTCAGGTCGCGGGCGCCGCCGTGGTCGGCGGCGACGTGGTCCGCGGCGACACGATCACCGTCTCCATCACCGCCCTCGGCGACCTGCGCAACCACGAACCCGTCACCCGTGACGGCGCCCGGGCCGGCGACGTCGTCGCCTACACCGGCTGGCTCGGCTGGTCCGCCGCCGGATACGCGGTCCTCTCCCGCGGTTTCCGCTCCCCGCGCGCCTTCGTCGAGGCCCACCGCCGCCCCGAACCCCCGTACCACGCGGGCCCCGCGGCCGCCGGACTCGGCGCCACCGCCATGTGCGACGTCAGCGACGGGCTGATCGCCGACCTCGGGCACATCGCCGAGGCCAGCAAGGTCCGCATCGACCTGCGCTCCGGCCTCATCGACATCCCCAGCCAGATGCACGACATCGGCCAGGCCGTCGGCGTCGACCCGCTCCAGTGGGTGCTCACCGGGGGAGAGGACCACGCGATCGTGGCGACCTTCCCGCCCGAGGTGAAGCTGCCCGCCCGCTGGAAGGTCATCGGCTCGGTCCTCGGCCCCTCCCCGCTGCCGCACGTCACCGTGGACGGCGCGCCCTGGCACAGCACGGGCGGCTGGGACCACTTCGGCGGTACGGAGTGACCTCCGGCCCCGCCGCGACATCCGGTCCCGCCGCCCCGGCCCCGCCGCGGGTGCTCACCGTCGCCGGATCCGACTCCGGCGGCGGCGCCGGCATCCAGGCCGACCTCAAGACCATGCTCGCCCTCGGCGTCCACGGCATGAGCGTCGTGACCGCCGTCACCGCGCAGAACTCCACCGGCGTCCACGGCGCCTGGGAACTGCCCGAGGCGGCGGTGCGGGCCCAGTACCGGGCCGTCGTCGACGACATCGGCGTCCAGGCGGTCAAGACCGGGATGCTGGCGAGCGCGACGCTGGTCGAGACCGTCGCCGAACTGCTGGCCACGACCGCCGCCCCGGCGGTCGTCGACCCGGTCGGCGTCTCCAAACACGGTGACGCGCTGCTCGCCGCGACCGCCCTGGACGCCGTCCGTACCCGCCTGTTGCCCGCCGCCACCGTCGTCACCCCCAACCTGGACGAGGTGGCGCAGCTCACGGGCCTGACCGTCGAGAACGAGGACGGGATGCGGCGGGCGGCCGGCGCGATCCTCGCGTACGGACCCCGCTGGGCCCTGGTCAAGGGCGGCCATCTCGCCGCCCACGGCGGC contains the following coding sequences:
- a CDS encoding thiamine monophosphate kinase (ATP binding site [chemical binding];~ThiL (Thiamine-monophosphate kinase) playsa dual role in de novo biosynthesis and in salvage of exogenous thiamine. Thiamine salvage occurs in two steps, with thiamine kinase catalyzing the formation of thiamine phosphate, and ThiL catalyzing the...; cd02194;~dimerization interface [polypeptide binding];~identified by MetaGeneAnnotator; putative;~thiamine monophosphate kinase [Streptomyces cattleya NRRL 8057 = DSM46488];~thiamine monophosphate kinase; Provisional), whose product is MKGTVGELGEFGLIRELTSRLTTTPAVRIGPGDDAAVVSAPDRRVVASTDILLEGRHFRRDWSTAYDVGRKAAAQNLADIAAMGAVPTALLLGLVVPAELPVTWPAELMDGLRDECQVAGAAVVGGDVVRGDTITVSITALGDLRNHEPVTRDGARAGDVVAYTGWLGWSAAGYAVLSRGFRSPRAFVEAHRRPEPPYHAGPAAAGLGATAMCDVSDGLIADLGHIAEASKVRIDLRSGLIDIPSQMHDIGQAVGVDPLQWVLTGGEDHAIVATFPPEVKLPARWKVIGSVLGPSPLPHVTVDGAPWHSTGGWDHFGGTE
- a CDS encoding phosphomethylpyrimidine kinase (4-amino-5-hydroxymethyl-2-methyl-pyrimidine phosphate kinase (HMPP-kinase) catalyzes two consecutive phosphorylation steps in the thiamine phosphate biosynthesis pathway, leading to the synthesis of vitamin B1. The first step is the phosphorylation of...; cd01169;~ATP binding site [chemical binding];~Phosphomethylpyrimidine kinase [Streptomyces venezuelae ATCC10712];~dimer interface [polypeptide binding];~identified by MetaGeneAnnotator; putative;~substrate binding site [chemical binding]); protein product: MTSGPAATSGPAAPAPPRVLTVAGSDSGGGAGIQADLKTMLALGVHGMSVVTAVTAQNSTGVHGAWELPEAAVRAQYRAVVDDIGVQAVKTGMLASATLVETVAELLATTAAPAVVDPVGVSKHGDALLAATALDAVRTRLLPAATVVTPNLDEVAQLTGLTVENEDGMRRAAGAILAYGPRWALVKGGHLAAHGGRAADLLTDGTEEHWLRAPRYGNRHTHGTGCTLASALACGLAQGLTVPDAARAAKAYVTGAIAAGFALGAGIGPVDHGWRTRA
- a CDS encoding D-alanine--D-alanine ligase (D-ala D-ala ligase C-terminus; pfam07478;~D-ala D-ala ligase N-terminus; pfam01820;~D-alanine--D-alanine ligase [Streptomyces venezuelae ATCC10712];~D-alanyl-alanine synthetase A; Reviewed; PRK01966;~identified by MetaGeneAnnotator; putative), translating into MSENTQSPRKPRVAVVFGGRSSEHAISVLTAGAVLRAIDRDVYDVLPIGITQEGRWALTADAPERMAIDGRTLPDVDALAESGTGGVVLPVDPASREVVLHEPGSLPQVLGEVDVVFPVLHGPYGEDGTLQGLLELSGIPYVGAGVLASAVGQDKEYMKRVFTSFGLRVGPYVTVRPREWDQNPNAARKKIVEFAADHGWPLFVKPARGGSSVGITKVDDLSGLDEAVEEARRHDPKIIVEALVRGREIECGVLEFEDGPRASLPAEIPPVTDHDFYDFEAKYIDSASGIVPAPIGDKAIAEVQRLAVEAYEAVSCEGLVRADFFLTEEGDFVINEINTMPGFTPISMYPRMWQESGVSYPELVSRLVQAALNRSTGLR
- a CDS encoding histidine kinase (identified by MetaGeneAnnotator; putative;~sequence version:1), with product MWEKETPRYRVVAERGETSGSGGAPGVAYTHDKLTVYLKVSNTVTARDPHGEKRHGAAAAGTTTRGESR
- a CDS encoding lrp/asnC family transcriptional regulator (AsnC family; pfam01037;~Lrp/AsnC family transcriptional regulator [Amycolatopsis mediterranei U32];~identified by MetaGeneAnnotator; putative), which translates into the protein MVQAYILIQTEVGKAQSVAEVIGKMSGVIQAEDVTGPYDVIVRAQADTVDELGRMVVAKVQQVEGITRTLTCPVVHI
- a CDS encoding hypothetical protein (identified by MetaGeneAnnotator; putative;~sequence version:1) is translated as MSSHRPFGLPVRAAASVAGAVLLLTVAGCSASDSGSVAVPAPPPAEAAVCRALAKELPDTVAGLGRTGTEPESELTAAWGDGAIVLRCGVVRPEKMSDPQARAVEADGVNWMYEPREGDGPRFTTTYRKAYVEVSLDERYAHDVGPLVDLAAPVKKAVPSSL